Proteins encoded within one genomic window of Panicum virgatum strain AP13 chromosome 1N, P.virgatum_v5, whole genome shotgun sequence:
- the LOC120653613 gene encoding uncharacterized protein LOC120653613, translating to MARKKRKAVIDVGSSDDSDKDFEALSDSESEDLDDGHNESDRSYSEDNQSIQRAAYKQVLKEYTEIKILKEKLALALSREVTLYLFYFEKKAHTVKKSKDAFTRFSVSNFSSVIESLSPEHKNVIDDFGFGCLLQFDKCFVPNKFAKWVARLVNYRSGDIVIDGKVISLTRESVHLVLGVPITDLSFPTDPSTGKAIVLSKFGKRSIPSVSFFANKLLNHDPMSDEDLFICFILVAMASFLCPNSSQAPSYKYFGIFEDLQNVKQYDFAGYILQWLLDSVKSFNRGKSSLDSDGGTLGGCIYYLAVLYLDFVDFGARQVSDSVPRISVWKGGMIKEYSQYDLKSNGSYGYHPLLDVSRTCYFKDLRFLFNPLSKFLDDSFVDKLDSHAGCKLPDSLKTNICKLIQNYCFNCGVSINMDVHAVNSLPEDLKSTFCKLLTHAYSIDTRAQKLILDLIKLVVHCFDEEGSGTPPAETTSADNTPNLHPEDTKDNSAELNVSTDGAIDGDNLGYSSQYELQRSRLYSTPNVKCHSQKVPSLKSVLSNYVDDDSNRSVSLPVPNLPRSSLKPLNSTPGPSSVDRVMKKLIKPNDSTPAKIVKSSSRFVPSPSGYPADHPLYRCLYKKFDDSVSKVHGNHQSSQKSPLSDCTNSPLDNRVNKSVSFAAQDVGPSDVIMLDPDHNYVPDSVSPSPRPKLSRLSSLKSNCGQENVSPRSSQKECPDVEIVGQSSLAANVQAMSKVSEEVYNSNLRSSTKTPGSVQRVGVSGSQPSSRFKPSDSSTGGKLPLHGPRRFAVASRVYCRDYVTATNKFSVSKSEVLNYKILCKLASS from the exons ATGGCAAGGAAGAAGCGTAAAGCGGTTATAGATGTAGGTAGTTCTGATGATTCTGACAAGGATTTTGAAGCTTTATCTGATTCAGAATCTGAAGATTTAGATGATGGTCACAATGAGAGTGAT CGCTCATATTCTGAAGATAATCAGTCTATCCAGCGTGCTGCTTATAAACAAGTTCTTAAGGAG TATACTGAAATCAAAATTTTGAAGGAGAAGTTGGCTTTGGCTCTGAGTCGTGAGGTTACACTTTATCTGTTTTATTTT GAGAAAAAGGCTCACACTGTTAAAAAGTCTAAAGATGCTTTTACCAGATTCTCAGTTTCAAATTTCTCATCTGTTATTGAGTCATTGTCTCCAGAACATAAGAATGTCATTGATGATTTTGGATTTGGGTGCCTTCTTCAGTTTGACAAATGCTTTGTGCCTAACAAGTTTGCTAAGTGGGTTGCTAGACTTGTGAACTATAGGTCTGGTGACATAGTAATTGATGGCAAAGTTATCTCTCTTACCAGGGAATCAGTCCACTTAGTTCTTGGTGTTCCCATAACTGACTTGTCGTTTCCTACTGATCCTTCCACTGGAAAAGCTATTGTTCTATCAAAGTTTGGAAAGCGATCTATACCATCTGTTAGTTTCTTTGCAAATAAGCTTCTGAATCATGATCCTATGTCTGATGAAGATCTTTTCATCTGCTTTATTCTGGTTGCTATGGCTAGTTTCTTGTGCCCTAATTCCTCTCAAGCTCCAAGTTACAAATACTTTGGTATTTTTGAAGATCTTCAAAATGTCAAGCAGTATGATTTTGCTGGATATATATTACAGTGGTTATTGGATAGTGTGAAGAGTTTTAACCGTGGTAAAAGTTCCTTGGACTCTGATGGCGGTACTCTTGGTGGTTGCATCTATTATCTTGCT GTGTTGTACTTAGATTTTGTTGATTTTGGTGCTCGTCAAGTTTCTGATTCTGTGCCTCGTATATCTGTTTGGAAAGGCGGCATGATTAAGGAGTATTCTCAGTATGATTTAAAATCTAATGGTTCTTATGGATATCATCCATTACTTGATGTTTCTCGTACTTGCTATTTTAAG GACTTGAGGTTTCTGTTCAATCCTTTGTCAAAGTTTTTGGATGATTCATTTGTTGACAAGCTTGATTCACATGCCGGGTGCAAGCTTCCTGATTCTTTAAAGACCAATATTTGCAAGCTTATTCAGAATTactgcttcaattgtggtgttTCTATTAATATGGATGTTCATGCCGTCAATTCTTTACCTGAAGATTTGAAGTCAACATTTTGCAAACTTCTGACGCATGCTTATTCCATTGATACTCGCGCTCAAAAATTAATTCTTGATCTTATCAAGCTTGTTGTTCATTGCTTTGATGAAGAAGGTTCTGGTACTCCTCCTGCTGAAACCACCTCTGCTGATAATACACCCAATTTGCATCCTGAAGATACTAAGGATAATTCTGCAGAATTAAATGTTAGCACTGATGGTGCCATAG aTGGTGATAATCTTGGATACTCTTCTCAATATGAGCTGCAAAGATCAAGACTATATTCAACTCCTAATGTCAAGTGTCATTCTCAAAAG GTCCCTTCTTTGAAATCTGTCCTCTCTAATTATGTTGACGATGATTCGAATAGATCAGTGTCTTTGCCGGTTCCTAATTTGCCTCGTTCATCATTGAAACCATTGAATTCAACT CCGGGTCCGTCCTCTGTTGATAGAGTAATGAAGAAGTTGATTAAGCCAA atGATTCAACCCCAGCTAAAATTGTGAAATCTTCTTCTCGTTTTGTACCTTCTCCTTCTGGTTACCCTGCTGACC ATCCTTTGTATCGTTGTTTGTACAAGAAATTTGATGACTCTGTTTCTAAAGTTCATGGAAATCATCAATCGTCTCAGAAGTCTCCTTTATCTGATTGTACTAATTCCCCTCTAGATAATCGAGTAAATAAGTCTGTTTCGTTTGCTGCACAAGATGTTGGCCCAAGTGATGTCATCATGCTCGATCCTGACCACAACTATGTTCCTGATTCTGTTTCTCCTTCCCCTAGACCTAAACTATCAAGGCTTTCTTCCCTAAAG AGTAACTGTGGTCAAGAAAATGTTTCGCCACGATCATCTCAAAAG gaaTGTCCAGATGTTGAAATTGTTGGCCAATCTTCTTTAGCTGCCAATGTTCAAGCTATGTCTAAAGTGTCTGAAGAGGTGTATAATTCAAACCTACGATCTAGTACTAAAACACCTGGATCTGTTCAGAGAGTTGGTGTTTCTGGttctcaaccaagctctcgatTCAAACCTTCTGATTCCTCAACTGGAGGTAAATTGCCACTTCATGGGCCAAGACGTTTTGCAGTCGCTTCTAGAGTTTATTGTCGTGATTATGTTACAGCTACCAACAAATTCTCTGTTTCCAAGTCTGAGGTTCTCAACTATAAAATTCTTTGCAAGCTGGCTTCTTCATAG